Proteins encoded within one genomic window of Komagataella phaffii GS115 chromosome 3, complete sequence:
- a CDS encoding Secretory vesicle-associated Rab GTPase essential for exocytosis → MASRGTSRQQYDLTMKLLLVGDSGVGKSCLLLRFVDDSFNPSFITTIGIDFKIRTVEINGKKVKLQIWDTAGQERFRTITTAYYRGAMGIILVYDVTDERSFNSVHNWYQTLNQHANEDAQLFLVGNKCDDEESRQVTKEQGEQLASELGVPFLEASAKSNKNVDAIFLELAKRFEEKMRNTQQGPGSAGIDVNSSNDTKSSCC, encoded by the coding sequence ATGGCATCAAGAGGCACATCAAGGCAACAGTATGACCTCACTATGAAGCTATTGCTAGTAGGAGACTCTGGTGTAGGAAAGTCCTGTCTTTTATTGAGATTTGTGGACGACTCGTTCAACCCTTCCTTCATCACTACTATTGGTATTGACTTTAAGATTCGAACCGTGGAGATCAATGGAAAGAAAGTCAAGCTGCAAATTTGGGATACCGCTGGCCAAGAGAGATTCAGAACTATTACTACTGCCTACTACAGAGGGGCCATGGGTATCATCTTGGTGTATGACGTTACTGACGAGAGGTCGTTTAACAGTGTACACAATTGGTACCAGACATTGAACCAGCACGCCAATGAGGACGCCCAGCTGTTTTTGGTAGGTAACAAATGTGATGACGAGGAGTCCAGACAGGTCACTAAAGAGCAAGGTGAACAGTTGGCTAGTGAGTTAGGTGTTCCATTCCTGGAAGCTTCGGCCAAGAGTAACAAGAACGTGGACGCAATCTTTTTGGAGCTAGCCAAACGATTCGAAGAGAAGATGAGAAATACACAACAGGGCCCTGGTTCTGCTGGTATTGATGTAAATTCCTCCAACGACACCAAATCGTCTTGTTGTTGA
- a CDS encoding Beta subunit of cytoplasmic phenylalanyl-tRNA synthetase, forms a tetramer with Frs2p to generate ac: MPTVAVDKEDLYQLLGRSYTTEEFDELCFEFGIELDEDTTNDCAKGERPQLKIEIPANRYDMLCIEGIAQALNEYLGRSSAPAYSLQPAVPQVTMTIKESTSTIRPYAAAAILRGIKFTQRSYDSFIALQDKLHTNLCRNRTLVAMGTHDLDTLEGPFTYEALPPSEITFIPLNQTKAMDGNQLMEFYEKDKNLGKYLHIIKDSPVFPVILDKNRNVASMPPIINSDRSKITLETTNVFLDITGTDKTKVAIVVNQLVAMFSRYCSTPFSIEPVNVVSEHNKETRVFPDIKPRLMQAEISYINSCLGLNLDVDTIIQLLKKMGLQPKQNESKNDLLDVYIPITRPDVLHQCDIMEDASIAYGYNNLVKTQAQSQALVAQPLPINKIADIVRLATSQNGWSETLPLTLCSHDENFKFLRQNDDSKAVKLANPKTIEYQVVRTTLLPGLLKTVKENRKHSLPIKVFECGDIVLKDETLERRAKNQRNWAAVFVGKTAGFEFVQGLLGKIMQTLRTDWLEKPSAGKRGYWIEQDDANATFFPGRGAKIFFRAADGAEANEIGSIGVLHPEVLGFFEIPFAASSVEINTEKFL, translated from the coding sequence ATGCCTACCGTAGCTGTCGATAAAGAAGACCTGTACCAGTTGTTGGGAAGGTCATACACCACCGAAGAGTTTGACGAACTTTGTTTTGAGTTCGGTATTGAGCTGGACGAGGACACCACTAATGATTGTGCCAAGGGAGAAAGACCTCAGTTGAAGATAGAAATACCTGCCAATCGATACGACATGTTGTGCATTGAAGGTATTGCTCAAGCTCTAAACGAATACTTAGGTCGTTCTAGCGCTCCGGCTTACTCTCTGCAGCCAGCAGTTCCTCAAGTTACCATGACTATTAAGGAGTCTACTTCCACCATTCGTCCATACGCAGCAGCTGCCATTTTGAGAGGTATCAAGTTTACACAAAGATCTTACGATTCTTTCATTGCCCTCCAGGACAAACTGCACACGAACTTGTGCCGAAATAGAACTCTAGTCGCCATGGGTACTCATGATCTGGACACTTTGGAAGGTCCTTTTACATACGAGGCGCTACCTCCATCTGAGATCACATTTATTCCTTTAAACCAGACTAAAGCTATGGATGGTAACCAATTAATGGAATTTTATGAGAAGGACAAAAATCTCGGAAAGTACTTGCACATCATCAAAGATTCTCCCGTTTTCCCAGTCATTCTGGACAAGAACAGAAATGTCGCCAGTATGCCTCCAATTATCAACTCTGATCGCTCCAAGATTACCTTGGAAACCACAAACGTCTTCCTAGATATCACAGGTACCGATAAGACTAAAGTCGCCATTGTTGTCAATCAATTAGTGGCTATGTTCTCTCGCTATTGTTCTACTCCATTCTCCATTGAGCCTGTTAATGTTGTGTCCGAGCACAACAAGGAGACAAGAGTTTTTCCAGATATTAAACCAAGACTCATGCAGGCTGAAATCTCTTACATCAACTCATGTCTTGGTCTGAATCTGGATGTCGACACTATTATCCAATTACTAAAGAAAATGGGTTTACAGCCTAAGCAAAATGAGTCGAAAAACGACTTGTTAGATGTTTACATTCCCATAACTAGACCTGATGTCCTACATCAATGTGATATTATGGAGGATGCTTCCATTGCCTACGGTTATAATAATTTAGTAAAAACTCAAGCCCAGTCCCAAGCTTTAGTTGCCCAACCTCTACCAATCAACAAAATCGCCGATATTGTCAGACTGGCCACCTCTCAAAATGGATGGAGTGAGACATTGCCCTTGACCCTGTGCTCACatgatgaaaatttcaaattcctTAGACAAAATGACGATTCAAAGGCTGTGAAGTTGGCCAATCCAAAGACCATTGAATACCAAGTTGTCAGAACAACTTTACTACCTGGTCTGTTGAAGActgtcaaagaaaatagaAAACACTCTCTCCCTATTAAAGTCTTTGAATGTGGCGACATCGTGTTAAAAGATGAGACTTTGGAGAGGCGTGCTAAGAACCAGAGAAATTGGGCTGCTGTTTTTGTTGGCAAAACCGCCGGATTCGAGTTTGTTCAAGGTCTTTTAGGTAAGATCATGCAGACATTAAGAACTGATTGGCTGGAGAAACCATCTGCAGGCAAGAGAGGTTACTGGATCGAACAAGATGATGCTAATGCCACCTTCTTCCCTGGCAGAGGTgccaaaattttctttaGAGCGGCTGACGGAGCTGAGGCTAACGAGATCGGTTCTATTGGTGTTCTTCACCCCGAAGTGCTAggattttttgaaattccttTTGCTGCTTCTTCTGTAGAGATTaacactgaaaaattcttgtAG
- a CDS encoding Glucose-repressible protein kinase involved in signal transduction during cell proliferation in resp, which translates to MEAPEVKAQDVDFHDKSDSNSENSEVFLQEATARNPVLVLELTLDSKIKYISKSWESIVGTSIEKLIGTPISEIIVGSEDDKAVLQKATDIMIVDDNSYRVKFTTPTNTLKHEPSESEGEEEEQAPDIHSSPKSLERNSNICSDLSTDGGFIQLEGQGILIHNNTTHTPTHSIWMLKPSKQIDDLSLELPQQLVEGLGFGINIFESYLYQLTEAGIVDEDNIPPPTHELCRICETQVPSWWMERHSEFCVTQHKTETIVELKHDAVVDQKKLIKQMLLTLSNSDGISLPSKFTNSDDYPSSASSSSSSSSIASYRGFPLPTVTHPKQKHASVARQLITKMTPAVMNLNRFPFKNLFALQDMCDDAIRVNYGTVELHNGDYIVAYSPNSEAAIKSLSERKLPESTDKAIKLLTEDTEAICKEKLDAIMRLSYVNQYVEKVTREMDDLILDAVKHTIEKIRDQIERDDYNITSSSDDLDDRVIDPTPMKPNTFGQIYKFNESEQDRSLEFENVTEYEDAVSTIHSPQPQTRNTSSHVDLFNQTYLTNDSIPSNALSKSPAITELGKETSRSLTPKELSETSTPVISISSNMSSNDGIEVIQTASSQNAPPKGQASQTLLQKAGSRSSRSLTKNNLNSPRRQLSPAPNYFSGSPMSSIQKNTMSRIVRLSDSSRASTPQSSPKMNTIDIPPVSDVEKDSTRSSINRIAPPLSPLLLSSNIPKQAMGPSIRDYEIIKPISRGAFGSVYLTKRKITGEYFAIKVLKKSDMIAKNQVTNVKSERAIMMLQSESPHVVQLYSSFQSRDYLYLVMEYLNGGDCATLLKNMGQLPDMWAKRYIAEVIVCVEDLHNKGIVHRDLKPDNFLIDHEGHLKLTDFGLSRMGLVGRHSRARENSTGFLGPPEMEVFQSQPSINARRRSRAGSIPQLSLSPGVGPFGTHDSDNVVTHSPSSYYALESVLKSDKQAARTSSTSSSLNSPLVKPLVNRSNSQTSFIIHDEDMVPSRMNSPFPSMNLALFDPKTSTQTRKFVGTPDYLAPETIQGVTQDEASDWWSIGCILFEFLFGYPPFHAKTPELVFDNILHGEIQWPEIPDQLFQELCSNTAKDLITNLLQKDPSKRLGINGAVEIKSHPYFKEIHWETLFTEEASFVPLVENVEDTDYFDSRGAEMMIFPSDSESAHESNKETDNIPQTQASSPSLKTSAYITPSSGSGSPGSNSQLGVPLKGKERRGSRLAEGSNGEFGLFSFRNISALEKANKDVIKRLKNEHLENRGSFSSEPGSPTIQKGRQFSNSSGTIRRADSSPSNVLNSPIKRASSLNSGAILNPKFGAVSNTGYSSGEEVASSAITKEDTNSPVGPNLLTTHARLHRSSGSRSTDHGSPIHKALKADSKTPVQSSPTDSNGHPGHGRFDSFSSASKMLFNYNNNNSTRRSSDLSATSSDTDDTKNAALLRLKKRRNSRKFRTSSSSTRNKPWVFRYDILLLEPIPIHRYNMEVLLKKIGVNVVSIKDPAELIRRASAGVKFDFIFTTFKLPNLDSADLVKLIKNTASVNSDTPIVCVTAYFKEASSSGVFDYVIEKPATIEAIKHCINLFSEVKIMDAQEAISDSESLVSVPSFNMAHAH; encoded by the coding sequence ATGGAGGCACCAGAAGTGAAAGCTCAAGATGTTGACTTTCACGATAAATCGGATTCAAACAGTGAGAATTCAGAGGTTTTCCTCCAGGAAGCTACTGCAAGAAACCCAGTTTTAGTGTTAGAGTTGACCTTGGACAGTAAGATAAAGTACATCAGCAAGTCCTGGGAATCTATTGTTGGAACTTCGATAGAGAAGCTAATTGGCACACCCATATCTGAGATCATTGTTGGCAGTGAAGACGATAAAGCTGTACTACAAAAGGCTACAGACATCATGATTGTCGACGATAACAGTTATAGAGTTAAGTTCACGACCCCCACTAATACTTTAAAGCACGAGCcttcagaatcagaaggagaagaagaagaacaagcGCCAGACATACattcttctccaaaatcCCTAGAACGAAACAGCAACATATGTTCAGATTTATCCACCGACGGCGGCTTCATTCAACTGGAGGGACAGGGGATCTTGATTCATAATAACACAACGCACACCCCTACACACTCTATTTGGATGCTAAAGCCCTCCAAACAAATTGACGATTTGTCATTGGAATTACCGCAGCAACTGGTCGAAGGCCTAGGTTTTGGTATCAATATTTTTGAGAGTTATTTGTATCAACTAACGGAAGCTGGAATTGTTGACGAGGATAATATACCTCCTCCAACACATGAGCTTTGTCGAATATGCGAAACTCAGGTTCCGTCTTGGTGGATGGAAAGGCACAGTGAATTTTGTGTTACACAGCACAAAACAGAAACCATCGTAGAACTTAAGCATGATGCTGTTGTTGACCAAAAAAAGCTAATAAAACAAATGCTTCTTACGTTATCCAACAGCGACGGTATTTCTTTACCCTCTAAATTTACAAACAGCGATGATTATCCCTCCAGCGcttcttccagttcatCTTCCAGTAGTATTGCTTCCTACAGAGGCTTTCCGCTGCCCACAGTAACCCATCCTAAACAAAAACATGCATCAGTTGCTAGACAGCTAATCACAAAGATGACCCCGGCAGTGATGAACCTGAATCGGTTTCCATTTAAGAATTTATTTGCATTACAGGATATGTGCGATGATGCCATTCGTGTGAACTACGGAACAGTTGAACTACATAATGGAGATTACATAGTGGCATATTCTCCCAATTCAGAAGCTGCTATTAAAAGCTTATCGGAACGAAAGCTGCCAGAATCGACTGACAAAGCTATAAAACTATTAACTGAGGATACTGAGGCAATTTgcaaagagaaactggaTGCCATCATGAGACTGAGCTATGTGAATCAAtatgttgaaaaagtgACTAGGGAAATGGATGATTTGATACTTGATGCAGTGAAACATACCATTGAGAAAATAAGGGATCAAATTGAACGTGATGATTATAACATCACGTCTTCCAGCGATGATTTGGATGATCGTGTAATTGATCCAACTCCCATGAAACCTAATACATTTGGCCAAATATACAAGTTCAACGAGAGCGAACAAGACCGCTCCcttgagtttgaaaacGTTACCGAATATGAAGACGCAGTGAGCACAATCCATTCACCTCAGCCTCAGACCAGGAATACTTCGTCACATGTAGATCTGTTCAATCAAACGTACTTGACAAATGACTCCATACCATCGAATGCTCTAAGCAAATCTCCAGCTATCACCGAGTTAGGAAAAGAGActtcaagatctttgacGCCTAAAGAGCTTTCTGAAACTTCGACACCGGTGATCAGcatttcttcaaatatGTCTAGCAACGATGGAATTGAAGTCATACAAACGGCAAGTTCTCAAAATGCACCTCCAAAAGGCCAAGCCTCTCAGACTCTGCTGCAGAAAGCAGGCTCGAGATCTTCAAGGTCTTTAACCAAGAACAATCTTAACTCTCCTAGACGACAGCTTTCGCCAGCACCTAATTACTTTTCGGGATCGCCAATGAGCTCAATACAAAAGAATACAATGTCCAGAATTGTCAGACTATCTGACTCATCCAGAGCAAGTACACCTCAAAGCTCTCCAAAGATGAATACTATCGATATCCCCCCTGTAAGTGATGTCGAGAAAGATTCTACCAGAAGCTCTATTAACCGAATAGCGCCGCCGTTGTCTCCATTACTGTTATCATCTAACATTCCCAAGCAAGCTATGGGTCCTTCAATAAGAGACTACGAGATAATTAAACCAATTAGTCGCGGAGCTTTTGGTTCAGTATATCTCACCAAAAGGAAGATTACTGGAGAATATTTTGCCATTAAAGTTCTTAAAAAATCAGATATGATAGCAAAGAATCAAGTTACCAATGTCAAATCCGAAAGAGCTATAATGATGCTTCAATCAGAGTCTCCGCACGTTGTGCAATTGTACTCTAGTTTTCAGAGTAGGGACTATCTATATCTTGTTATGGAGTACTTAAATGGTGGAGACTGTGCAACTCTTCTCAAGAATATGGGACAGCTTCCTGACATGTGGGCCAAGCGATATATTGCAGAGGTTATTGTATGTGTGGAAGATCTTCATAATAAAGGGATTGTCCATAGAGATTTGAAACCTGAcaattttttgattgaTCATGAAGGACATTTGAAGTTAACAGATTTTGGGTTAAGTAGGATGGGGTTGGTTGGAAGACATTCTAGGGCCAGAGAAAACTCAACCGGGTTTTTAGGCCCTCCAGAAATGGAAGTGTTCCAGTCTCAGCCATCCATCAATGCGAGAAGAAGGAGTAGGGCTGGTTCCATTCCCCAACTATCACTATCACCTGGTGTAGGACCATTTGGCACTCATGATTCCGACAACGTTGTAACGCATTCACCTTCATCCTACTATGCGTTAGAGTCTGTTCTTAAAAGTGATAAGCAAGCCGCCagaacttcttcaacttcaagcTCACTTAACTCTCCCTTGGTCAAGCCATTAGTAAACCGCTCTAATTCTCAAACTTCTTTTATAATTCATGATGAAGACATGGTCCCCTCAAGAATGAACTCACCTTTTCCAAGTATGAATTTGGCTTTATTTGATCCTAAAACTTCAACCCAAACTCGGAAGTTTGTTGGTACTCCAGATTATCTTGCACCAGAAACTATCCAAGGTGTAACACAGGATGAAGCATCGGATTGGTGGTCAATTGGATGTATCCTATTTGAGTTTCTCTTTGGGTACCCACCTTTCCATGCTAAAACGCCAGAATTAGTTTTTGATAATATTCTTCATGGAGAGATTCAGTGGCCCGAGATACCTGATCAattatttcaagaactttgtTCCAACACAGCTAAAGATTTAATAACGAAtttgcttcaaaaagatcCAAGTAAAAGACTCGGAATAAATGGAGCTGTGGAGATAAAGAGTCACCCATATTTTAAAGAAATTCACTGGGAAACTCTATTTACTGAAGAGGCCTCTTTTGTTCCACTTGTTGAAAACGTTGAGGACACCGATTATTTTGACTCAAGAGGGGCAgagatgatgattttccCCAGCGATTCAGAAAGTGCACATGaatcaaacaaagaaactgaCAATATTCCACAAACACAAGCAAgctctccttctttgaaaacttctGCTTATATTACACCAAGTTCTGGTTCTGGTTCTCCCGGAAGTAACAGCCAATTGGGAGTTCCCCTCAAAGGTAAAGAGCGCCGAGGTAGCCGTCTTGCTGAAGGCTCAAATGGAGAATTTGGTCTTTTTAGTTTCCGTAACATTTCTGCGTTGGAGAAAGCTAACAAGGACGTCATTAAACGGTTGAAAAATGAGCATTTGGAGAATAGAGGCAGCTTTTCAAGTGAGCCAGGATCTCCAACGATACAGAAGGGAAGACAATTTTCAAATAGCAGTGGTACTATTAGACGTGCGGATTCTTCTCCATCGAATGTGTTAAACTCTCCAATTAAGAGAGCTAGCTCTCTAAACAGTGGGGCAATTTTGAATCCGAAATTCGGAGCTGTGTCTAACACTGGTTACTCTTCAGGTGAAGAGGTTGCTTCAAGTGCGATCACCAAAGAGGACACGAACTCTCCAGTGGGCCCCAATCTTTTGACAACGCATGCTCGCCTCCATCGAAGCTCCGGATCTCGATCAACTGACCATGGATCTCCCATTCATAAAGCATTGAAGGCAGATTCGAAAACTCCAGTACAATCATCGCCAACGGACTCCAACGGTCACCCAGGACACGGGCgatttgattctttctCCAGTGCATCCAAAATGCTTTTCAACTACAACAATAATAACAGCACTAGAAGATCAAGTGATTTATCGGCAACCAGTTCCGATACCGATGATACCAAGAATGCTGCGTTATTGAgactgaagaaaagaaggaactcAAGAAAGTTTCGaacttcatcatcttctacTAGAAACAAGCCCTGGGTTTTCCGATATGATATCTTACTTTTGGAACCTATTCCTATCCACAGGTATAACATGGAAGtcttgttgaaaaagatcGGTGTAAATGTTGTTAGTATTAAAGATCCTGCAGAACTGATCAGAAGAGCATCTGCGGGTGTCAAATTTGACTTCATCTTTACCACCTTCAAGCTCCCTAATTTGGATTCGGCGGATTTAGTGAAGCTCATAAAGAACACAGCAAGTGTGAATTCTGATACTCCGATAGTTTGTGTTACGGCCTATTTCAAGGAGGCAAGCTCCAGCGGTGTTTTTGACTATGTTATTGAAAAGCCTGCGACTATTGAAGCTATAAAACATTGTATCAATCTATTCAGTGAGGTGAAGATTATGGATGCTCAGGAAGCAATTTCAGACAGTGAAAGTCTCGTTTCAGTGCCAAGTTTCAACATGGCTCATGCTCATTAG
- a CDS encoding Subunit of the RNA polymerase II mediator complex gives MTSMSAPATTLDQVENELSQLIETLIHLGVQVHDYAGTAESQLGLSNNINKVVEHLQKLHNTDLNIPIPVDVVNYIEDGRNPDIYTREFVEVVRKLNQFLRGKQLGFKYAQSTLGQKIVNEFPELKEQVENIKKRTFIETVPMGTNSS, from the coding sequence ATGACAAGTATGAGTGCACCTGCGACAACATTagatcaagttgaaaatgaactAAGTCAACTCATCGAAACCCTCATCCATTTGGGTGTTCAGGTGCACGATTACGCCGGTACAGCGGAAAGTCAATTGGGTCTTTCCAACAACATTAACAAGGTTGTAGAGCACTTGCAAAAGCTCCACAACACAGATTTGAACATTCCCATCCCCGTGGACGTAGTCAATTATATCGAAGACGGTAGAAACCCTGATATATACACGCGTGAGTTTGTGGAGGTGGTGAGGAAGTTGAATCAATTTCTCAGAGGAAAACAGCTGGGCTTTAAATACGCCCAATCGACATTGGGACAAAAGATTGTCAACGAATTTCCGGAACTCAAAGAGCAGGTGGAAAACATAAAGAAGAGAACGTTTATAGAAACGGTCCCCATGGGCACAAATTCTTCATAG